One Maribacter dokdonensis DSW-8 DNA window includes the following coding sequences:
- a CDS encoding pyridoxal phosphate-dependent aminotransferase codes for MAKSTRNMQPGFKKYILEDSTYKGGGKKIVMPNGVTVHKLSSNENPLGYSPKVKEALANTLDDLSLYPDNTDIRLREALVKDFDGVLTVDNFITANSGSEIIDMISKAFLNEDDEVIVSQPCFLPYTAFTRWMGAKAINVPMTEDYDYNLDGILEAINDRTKLIFLASPNNPSGNYIPLTDLRNFIDKLPDHVVLVLDEVYRHFAEAEDYTSGIPFVVEGKNVIAINSFSKTYGLAGLRVGYCYAPLELSNYMRKICKPFLLSSLALEGAIAALEDVAFVNKTVALVKEERKFVLNGLDTMNIKYWPTQGNFVLIDPPVNDMEFTSFLEKKGIMVRPVGNFGAPGKVRISFGVREANKALLAAIEVLMKSQTTTA; via the coding sequence TTGGCAAAAAGTACTAGAAATATGCAACCAGGTTTTAAGAAATATATATTAGAAGATAGCACTTACAAAGGCGGAGGTAAGAAGATTGTAATGCCCAATGGTGTTACCGTTCACAAATTGTCCTCTAACGAAAATCCGTTAGGGTATTCCCCAAAAGTTAAGGAAGCCTTGGCAAATACCTTAGATGATTTGAGCCTATATCCGGATAATACGGATATAAGGTTACGTGAGGCGTTGGTGAAAGATTTTGATGGTGTACTTACCGTAGATAACTTTATTACTGCAAATAGTGGTTCAGAAATTATAGATATGATTTCTAAGGCATTTTTGAACGAAGATGACGAGGTAATTGTGAGTCAGCCTTGCTTTTTACCTTATACGGCCTTTACCCGTTGGATGGGAGCCAAGGCAATCAACGTACCCATGACGGAGGATTATGATTACAATTTGGACGGTATTTTGGAGGCTATTAATGATAGAACAAAGTTGATATTTCTAGCATCGCCCAACAATCCTTCAGGAAATTATATTCCACTGACAGATTTAAGAAATTTCATAGATAAATTACCTGACCATGTAGTATTGGTGTTAGATGAGGTATACAGACATTTTGCCGAAGCCGAAGATTACACTTCGGGAATTCCTTTTGTAGTAGAAGGTAAAAATGTAATTGCAATCAATAGTTTTTCAAAGACCTATGGCTTGGCAGGTCTAAGGGTTGGCTATTGTTATGCTCCTTTAGAACTAAGCAATTACATGCGTAAGATTTGTAAACCTTTTCTATTGTCATCATTGGCTTTAGAGGGGGCAATTGCTGCTTTGGAAGATGTAGCGTTTGTAAACAAAACTGTAGCATTGGTTAAGGAGGAAAGAAAGTTTGTTTTGAACGGTCTTGATACAATGAATATCAAATATTGGCCAACACAGGGTAATTTTGTGCTAATAGACCCACCGGTGAATGATATGGAGTTTACCTCTTTTTTAGAAAAAAAAGGTATAATGGTACGCCCTGTAGGTAATTTTGGTGCGCCGGGAAAAGTGCGTATATCTTTTGGGGTAAGAGAGGCTAACAAAGCACTTTTGGCCGCAATTGAGGTTTTAATGAAGAGCCAAACGACCACAGCATAA
- the hppD gene encoding 4-hydroxyphenylpyruvate dioxygenase: MSTSTVAENKHKEAQDFMPINGTDYLELYVSNSKQAAHYYKTAFGFKSLAYKGLETGSRDFESYVVEQDKIRLVLTSPLKSGTDVGRHIDKHGDGVKVTALWVDDATYAYNETMKRGAKSYMEPKTEEDEHGKVVSSGIYSYGEVVHIFVERKNYNGTFLPGYQKWESDYQPSSTGLKFVDHMVGNVNEGKMNYWVDFYANVMGFKQIMSFDDKDISTDYTALMSKVMSNGNGRIKFPINEPAPGMKKSQVDEYLEFYEGEGVQHIAVATDDIVKTVSDLKSRGVEFLTIPTTYYDVLTERVGEIDEDIESLRKLGILVDRDDEGYLLQIFTKTVQARPTMFFEIIQRKGATSFGKGNFKALFEAIEREQELRGTL, encoded by the coding sequence ATGTCAACTTCAACAGTAGCAGAAAACAAACACAAAGAGGCACAAGATTTTATGCCTATTAACGGTACCGATTATTTAGAGCTTTATGTAAGTAACTCTAAACAAGCGGCACATTATTATAAAACCGCTTTCGGTTTTAAATCCTTAGCTTATAAAGGTCTTGAAACCGGTAGTAGGGATTTTGAATCCTATGTGGTAGAGCAAGATAAAATTAGATTGGTTTTGACGTCACCTTTAAAGAGTGGTACAGATGTGGGTAGGCACATAGACAAGCATGGTGACGGAGTTAAGGTAACGGCACTGTGGGTAGATGATGCTACCTATGCTTACAACGAGACTATGAAAAGAGGAGCTAAAAGTTACATGGAGCCAAAAACCGAAGAAGACGAGCACGGTAAGGTGGTAAGTTCTGGTATTTATTCTTATGGTGAAGTAGTGCACATTTTTGTAGAGCGTAAAAATTATAACGGTACATTTTTACCGGGCTACCAAAAATGGGAAAGCGATTATCAGCCATCTTCTACTGGATTAAAATTTGTAGATCATATGGTAGGTAATGTGAACGAAGGTAAAATGAATTATTGGGTAGATTTCTACGCCAATGTAATGGGCTTTAAGCAAATAATGTCTTTTGATGATAAGGATATTTCTACCGATTATACAGCCCTCATGAGTAAGGTAATGAGTAATGGTAACGGTCGTATTAAATTCCCGATCAACGAGCCTGCTCCAGGAATGAAAAAATCTCAGGTAGATGAATATTTGGAGTTTTATGAAGGTGAAGGTGTACAACATATTGCCGTAGCAACCGATGATATCGTAAAAACGGTTTCTGATTTAAAAAGTAGAGGTGTGGAGTTCTTGACCATACCTACAACGTATTATGATGTATTGACAGAGCGAGTTGGTGAAATCGATGAGGATATAGAATCATTGAGAAAACTAGGTATTTTGGTGGATCGTGATGATGAAGGGTATCTGTTGCAAATTTTTACCAAAACGGTACAGGCAAGACCAACCATGTTCTTTGAAATTATTCAGCGTAAAGGAGCAACTTCTTTTGGAAAAGGAAATTTCAAGGCTTTATTTGAAGCTATTGAGCGTGAGCAAGAATTAAGAGGAACCTTATAA